A window from Shimia isoporae encodes these proteins:
- a CDS encoding energy transducer TonB, translating to MHIGHYISGAAHVGLIGWVLFGGAFRSDLPPVEVSEVAIITAEEFAALTPPGEAPDLSSEVVAPKPPEATEAPEVAEQPDEDVAQVAPEEIVETEPDTAPVVPDPQPPEPEDVMDDAPVLPEPEVDTAVVIPNTPVQPDPVPADRVAPEPVAQPKPDTTIADDVQEATQPDESGQAAEEVLEDTAPEAASSEIITEPKQEDVASAAPTSSLRPKLRPARPAVTEPEPTPTPTPTDDAVAAALAEAAESEPSPAPSGPPLTGGEKDALRLSVQQCWVVDVGSRAADVTVIVGLSLDRNGKVQGDVRLIDATGGDEAAVRTAFQAARRAVLRCQKSGYDLPQEKYDHWKDVEITFNPEKMRRK from the coding sequence GTGCATATCGGACATTATATCTCTGGCGCGGCCCATGTGGGGCTGATCGGCTGGGTTCTGTTTGGCGGTGCTTTCCGCTCGGACCTGCCGCCTGTCGAGGTGTCTGAAGTAGCGATCATTACGGCAGAAGAGTTCGCAGCGCTAACGCCACCGGGAGAAGCGCCGGACCTGAGTTCCGAGGTTGTCGCTCCCAAACCGCCAGAAGCAACCGAAGCACCCGAAGTTGCAGAGCAGCCCGACGAGGACGTTGCGCAGGTTGCTCCCGAAGAGATTGTCGAAACCGAGCCGGATACGGCTCCGGTTGTGCCCGACCCGCAGCCGCCCGAACCGGAAGACGTGATGGATGATGCACCGGTTTTGCCCGAACCGGAGGTCGATACCGCTGTTGTAATTCCCAATACACCGGTTCAGCCTGATCCTGTGCCGGCAGACCGGGTGGCACCCGAGCCTGTGGCACAACCCAAACCTGACACCACGATTGCGGACGATGTTCAGGAAGCCACCCAGCCTGACGAGTCCGGTCAGGCAGCGGAAGAGGTGCTTGAGGACACTGCTCCAGAGGCGGCCTCATCGGAAATCATCACGGAACCAAAACAGGAAGACGTGGCCAGCGCAGCCCCCACAAGCTCGTTGCGCCCGAAACTGCGCCCGGCACGCCCTGCTGTGACCGAGCCGGAGCCGACACCCACCCCCACGCCAACGGACGACGCAGTTGCCGCGGCACTGGCAGAGGCCGCGGAGAGCGAGCCGTCTCCAGCGCCTTCGGGACCACCGCTGACCGGTGGAGAGAAAGATGCGTTGCGCCTTTCCGTGCAACAATGCTGGGTCGTGGATGTGGGCAGCCGTGCTGCGGACGTGACCGTGATTGTCGGGCTGTCACTCGATCGCAACGGCAAGGTGCAGGGTGATGTGAGGCTGATTGATGCCACTGGCGGCGATGAAGCCGCTGTGCGCACGGCATTTCAGGCGGCACGAAGAGCCGTTCTTCGATGCCAGAAAAGCGGCTATGATCTGCCACAAGAAAAATACGACCACTGGAAAGACGTGGAAATTACCTTCAATCCGGAGAAAATGAGGCGCAAATGA
- the tolB gene encoding Tol-Pal system beta propeller repeat protein TolB, producing the protein MKKLAATLLIGLCALGAFGQSAQAQSGPLRIEITDGVIEPLPYAVPDFVAETPGSNQISKDLARVIAADLNGTGLFREIPAKAHISTITHFGSPVQFADWKAINAQALITGGVSVSGNQLEVKFRVFDVFAGQELGNGLRFKGTTDGWRRMAHKVADAVYSRITGEGGYFDSRVVFVSETGPKNDRKKRLAVMDYDGANLTYLTDSKDIVLAPRFSPTGDRVLYTSYETGFPQVYLLNVGSAQRRVLSNQSGTMSFAPRFSPDGKSVVMSVTEGGNTDLYKMDIGSGKRSRLTSTPSIETAPSFSPDGKQIVFESDRSGSPQLYVMNAGGGEAKRISFGQGRYGTPVWSPRGDLIAFTKQNKGRFHIGVMRTDGSEERLLTASFLDEGPTWAPNGRVIMFTRETRGSDGVSALYSVDVSGRNLKRVEVGGGGSDPAWSPLQ; encoded by the coding sequence ATGAAGAAACTGGCTGCGACCCTTCTGATCGGACTCTGTGCCTTGGGTGCCTTTGGGCAATCGGCACAGGCGCAAAGTGGACCTTTGCGGATCGAGATCACTGATGGTGTGATCGAGCCTTTGCCTTATGCCGTGCCGGATTTTGTGGCTGAGACCCCGGGGTCAAACCAGATCTCCAAAGATCTGGCCCGGGTTATCGCGGCGGACCTGAATGGAACCGGCTTGTTCCGCGAAATTCCGGCCAAGGCGCATATCTCGACGATCACGCATTTCGGCAGTCCTGTGCAGTTCGCGGACTGGAAAGCGATCAACGCGCAAGCGCTGATCACCGGTGGCGTTTCGGTGTCGGGCAATCAGCTTGAGGTGAAGTTCCGGGTTTTTGACGTGTTTGCCGGGCAGGAGCTTGGTAACGGTTTGCGGTTCAAAGGTACCACGGACGGTTGGCGGCGTATGGCGCACAAGGTTGCGGACGCGGTGTATAGCCGGATTACTGGCGAAGGCGGCTACTTTGACAGCCGCGTCGTGTTCGTCAGCGAGACGGGCCCCAAAAACGACCGCAAGAAGCGCCTTGCCGTGATGGATTATGACGGGGCGAACCTGACCTATCTTACAGACAGCAAGGATATTGTCCTTGCGCCGCGTTTCTCGCCCACCGGCGACCGGGTTCTGTACACGAGCTATGAAACAGGATTTCCGCAGGTCTATCTGTTGAACGTGGGTTCTGCTCAGCGCCGCGTATTGAGCAACCAGAGCGGGACGATGAGTTTTGCACCGCGTTTCAGTCCGGACGGAAAGAGCGTGGTGATGTCTGTGACAGAGGGGGGCAACACCGACCTGTACAAGATGGACATCGGAAGCGGGAAGCGCAGTCGATTGACATCGACACCTTCAATCGAGACCGCGCCGAGTTTCAGCCCCGATGGCAAGCAGATCGTATTCGAAAGCGACCGATCCGGCAGTCCGCAACTTTACGTTATGAATGCAGGTGGCGGCGAGGCAAAGCGCATCAGTTTCGGTCAGGGGCGCTATGGCACGCCGGTCTGGAGCCCGCGCGGGGATCTGATCGCCTTCACCAAACAGAACAAAGGCCGGTTCCACATCGGCGTTATGCGCACGGATGGCAGCGAAGAGCGGTTGCTGACCGCCTCGTTCCTTGATGAGGGGCCGACATGGGCGCCCAACGGTCGGGTCATTATGTTCACACGCGAGACACGGGGATCGGATGGCGTAAGCGCGCTTTATTCGGTCGATGTTTCCGGGCGCAACCTGAAGCGTGTCGAAGTGGGTGGCGGCGGGTCTGACCCCGCATGGTCGCCGCTTCAGTAA
- the pal gene encoding peptidoglycan-associated lipoprotein Pal, producing MKHLSKVALVVAGLALAACSQPHLDGSGTGPGTGVGENGNPSDPTSVAYFNETIGDRVLFEVDQSTLSEQGRLVVLAQANWLLANTDYTAVIEGHADEQGTREYNLALGARRAASVQELLVSQGVAANRLSTVSYGKERPIEVCSQEACYAQNRRSVTVLTAGLSG from the coding sequence ATGAAACATCTGAGCAAAGTGGCGCTTGTCGTGGCAGGGCTGGCTTTGGCCGCCTGTAGTCAACCGCATCTGGACGGTAGTGGTACCGGTCCGGGCACCGGTGTCGGCGAGAATGGCAACCCGTCTGATCCGACGTCTGTTGCCTATTTCAACGAAACGATCGGAGATCGTGTCCTGTTTGAGGTGGATCAGTCCACTTTGAGCGAACAGGGGCGGCTTGTGGTGTTGGCGCAGGCCAACTGGCTGTTGGCAAACACGGATTACACAGCCGTTATTGAAGGTCATGCCGACGAGCAGGGCACACGTGAATACAACCTCGCGCTTGGCGCGCGACGTGCGGCGTCGGTGCAAGAACTTCTGGTGTCCCAAGGTGTCGCGGCGAACCGTTTGAGCACAGTGAGCTATGGTAAAGAGCGTCCGATCGAGGTTTGCTCGCAAGAGGCATGTTATGCGCAGAACCGTCGGTCTGTGACGGTGCTGACAGCGGGCTTGTCGGGCTAA
- the ybgF gene encoding tol-pal system protein YbgF → MEMKSTVFGGLTALALALAPMMGAAQESSDETLADIRQQLTVLYVDIQRLKRELSTTGGAGSTAPAGASTLERVDAIERQLQVLTGKTEELQFRVERIVEDGTNRIGDLEFRLVELEGGDLSALGETTTLGGDVEDSRVVETDTSGSGDAVDSSELAVGEEADFGRAMTALDGADFGAAADQFAAFVQTYPGSPLEAEAHLRRGQALEGMNANTDAARAFLEAYSGGPQAGTAPEALFRLGKSLGALGQTNEACVTLNEVGVRYPASGFVTQARDEMMSLQCS, encoded by the coding sequence ATGGAAATGAAGAGCACGGTTTTTGGCGGCTTGACCGCATTGGCCCTGGCGCTGGCCCCGATGATGGGGGCGGCGCAGGAGAGCAGCGACGAAACGCTGGCGGATATCCGTCAGCAATTGACTGTGCTTTATGTCGATATTCAGCGGCTGAAACGCGAACTGTCGACCACTGGCGGGGCTGGTAGCACGGCGCCCGCGGGTGCGAGTACGCTGGAGCGGGTGGATGCAATCGAGCGGCAGTTGCAAGTGCTCACGGGCAAAACCGAGGAGTTGCAGTTTCGTGTCGAACGGATCGTCGAAGACGGTACCAACCGTATTGGGGACCTAGAATTCCGGCTTGTCGAGCTTGAGGGCGGCGATCTGAGCGCTTTGGGCGAAACCACGACACTTGGTGGTGATGTCGAGGACAGCCGCGTTGTTGAAACCGATACCAGCGGTTCTGGTGATGCGGTGGACAGTAGTGAGCTAGCCGTGGGCGAAGAAGCCGATTTTGGGCGTGCCATGACGGCCTTGGACGGTGCCGACTTTGGAGCGGCAGCGGACCAGTTCGCAGCGTTTGTACAAACTTACCCCGGAAGCCCGCTTGAAGCGGAAGCACACCTTCGTCGTGGGCAGGCTCTGGAAGGTATGAACGCGAATACGGATGCCGCACGCGCGTTTCTGGAAGCCTATTCCGGTGGTCCGCAGGCCGGCACCGCGCCAGAGGCCCTATTTCGCCTAGGCAAATCGCTGGGCGCGTTGGGGCAGACCAATGAGGCTTGTGTGACGTTGAACGAGGTCGGCGTACGGTATCCGGCCAGCGGGTTCGTAACGCAGGCGCGGGATGAAATGATGTCGCTGCAGTGTTCCTGA
- the tilS gene encoding tRNA lysidine(34) synthetase TilS, which yields MAKALQGAFEQNVPETIGVAVSGGGDSMAVLDLLRRWGRATLAVASVNHGLRDAAADEIALVSNYVSEHGLRHDVLDWKWDRGGNLQASAREGRREALRVWARSHGISHVVLGHTADDQAETFLMRLARGSGVDGLAGMAEVRKEGEITWLRPLLSARREDLRSYLRTEKIIWADDPSNEDTTFDRVKARQMMDVLKPLGLTVERLVQTADHMGRERTTLHWAAAEAKAQFAQQSRGDIVLDAAVWSALPQSLAFRLLADALSFVSGQAYRPRFKTLAAVFDAEKVTSLHGCLILKGKNSVTITRELRAVQSEVVAFGSVWDGRWMVRGPDVEGGVVGALGEAGLALCGNWRETGVPRVSLLSSPAVWRGEELIAAPLAGFGEGWYAELINGRDVFG from the coding sequence ATGGCAAAGGCGCTGCAAGGTGCCTTTGAACAAAATGTCCCAGAGACAATTGGTGTGGCCGTCAGTGGCGGTGGGGACAGCATGGCCGTGCTCGACCTTTTGCGCCGGTGGGGGCGCGCGACACTCGCCGTGGCCAGCGTGAACCACGGTTTGCGAGACGCGGCCGCCGATGAAATAGCCCTGGTTTCAAACTACGTATCGGAGCACGGCCTCCGCCACGACGTTCTGGACTGGAAGTGGGACCGTGGTGGCAATTTGCAGGCGTCGGCCCGTGAAGGGCGGCGTGAGGCGCTTCGGGTATGGGCCCGGTCGCATGGCATTTCCCACGTGGTTTTGGGGCATACAGCGGACGATCAGGCCGAGACGTTTTTGATGCGGTTGGCGCGCGGTTCCGGCGTGGACGGTTTGGCCGGCATGGCGGAAGTTCGAAAAGAGGGCGAGATTACGTGGTTGCGGCCTTTGTTGAGTGCACGCCGCGAGGATCTCCGTTCATACTTGCGCACGGAAAAAATCATCTGGGCCGACGATCCAAGTAACGAGGATACGACCTTTGACCGTGTTAAAGCGCGGCAAATGATGGATGTCCTGAAACCATTGGGGTTGACCGTCGAACGCCTTGTGCAGACCGCGGACCATATGGGACGCGAGAGAACCACGCTTCATTGGGCGGCTGCGGAGGCCAAGGCGCAATTCGCACAGCAGTCCCGTGGCGACATTGTACTGGACGCCGCAGTTTGGAGCGCGCTGCCTCAATCGCTTGCCTTCCGGCTGCTTGCGGATGCCCTGTCTTTTGTGTCGGGGCAGGCCTACCGGCCCAGATTTAAGACGCTGGCAGCCGTCTTTGACGCGGAGAAGGTTACGAGCCTGCACGGCTGTTTGATCTTGAAGGGAAAAAACAGCGTAACCATCACCAGAGAACTGAGGGCGGTTCAGTCCGAAGTTGTCGCATTCGGCAGCGTCTGGGACGGACGTTGGATGGTTCGGGGCCCTGACGTTGAGGGCGGGGTCGTTGGTGCGCTGGGAGAAGCCGGGTTGGCGCTCTGCGGGAACTGGAGGGAAACGGGTGTGCCGCGTGTGAGCTTATTGTCCTCGCCTGCAGTCTGGCGTGGCGAGGAATTGATCGCCGCTCCGCTGGCTGGATTTGGTGAAGGCTGGTATGCTGAGTTGATCAACGGGCGGGACGTGTTTGGATGA
- the ftsH gene encoding ATP-dependent zinc metalloprotease FtsH, translating to MGNARNIAFWVVIFLLILALFNLFDSNGSALQSRDQSYSDFVAAVDRDEVASVTLDGEKAVYTTKSGESFVAIMPGDAEVTNLLIDNNIPVTAKSQETSGFQALLFSMLPVLLLVGVWIYFMNRMQGGGKGGAMGFGKSKAKMLTEKHGRVTFDDVAGIDEAKEELEEIVEFLRNPQKFSRLGGKIPKGALLVGPPGTGKTLLARAIAGEAGVPFFTISGSDFVEMFVGVGASRVRDMFEQAKKNAPCIVFIDEIDAVGRHRGAGYGGGNDEREQTLNQLLVEMDGFEANEGVIILAATNRKDVLDPALLRPGRFDRNVTVGNPDIKGREKILGVHARKTPLGPDVDLRIIARGTPGFSGADLANLVNEAALMAARVGRRFVTMEDFEAAKDKVMMGAERRSMVLTQDQKEKTAYHEAGHAVVGLELPLCDPVYKATIIPRGGALGMVVSLPEMDRLNYHRDECQQKLAMTMAGKAAEVIKYGEDHVSNGPAGDIQQASALARAMVMQWGMSDKVGNIDYQEAAAGYQANGGAGGFSVSATTKELIEEEVKRFIQQGYDDALKILTEKNEEWERLAQGLLEYETLTGDEIKRVMNGEPPNTGDDDESSDQGNAPSVTAIPKTKPRSKPSGDDGGMEPEPTG from the coding sequence TTGGGCAACGCGCGCAATATAGCCTTTTGGGTCGTCATTTTCTTGCTGATCCTGGCCTTGTTCAACCTTTTTGACAGCAACGGATCGGCACTCCAGAGCCGCGATCAGAGCTACTCTGATTTTGTGGCCGCAGTGGACAGAGACGAAGTGGCGTCGGTCACGCTGGACGGTGAGAAGGCAGTTTACACAACCAAGAGCGGCGAGAGTTTCGTTGCCATCATGCCTGGCGATGCCGAGGTGACCAACTTGTTGATTGATAACAATATTCCGGTCACAGCGAAGAGCCAGGAAACCTCCGGATTCCAGGCGCTTCTGTTCAGCATGCTGCCGGTTCTGCTGTTGGTCGGTGTGTGGATCTACTTCATGAATCGCATGCAGGGCGGTGGCAAGGGCGGCGCGATGGGCTTTGGTAAATCCAAGGCCAAGATGTTGACCGAGAAACATGGTCGCGTGACTTTTGACGACGTGGCCGGCATCGACGAAGCCAAGGAAGAGCTTGAAGAGATTGTCGAATTCCTGCGCAACCCGCAGAAATTCTCGCGACTCGGTGGTAAGATTCCAAAAGGCGCTCTGCTAGTCGGCCCTCCGGGTACTGGTAAGACGTTGCTGGCGCGCGCGATTGCGGGCGAGGCGGGCGTGCCGTTTTTCACAATCTCCGGTTCCGATTTTGTGGAAATGTTCGTTGGCGTGGGCGCCTCACGTGTGCGCGACATGTTCGAGCAGGCTAAGAAAAACGCGCCCTGTATTGTCTTTATCGACGAGATTGACGCCGTAGGCCGCCACCGTGGTGCAGGTTATGGCGGTGGCAACGACGAGCGCGAACAGACGCTCAACCAGCTACTGGTAGAGATGGACGGCTTTGAGGCCAACGAAGGTGTGATCATCCTCGCGGCCACCAACCGCAAGGACGTTCTGGACCCTGCGCTTCTGCGTCCGGGTCGTTTTGACCGCAACGTGACTGTGGGCAATCCCGACATTAAGGGCCGCGAAAAGATTCTGGGCGTGCATGCCCGCAAAACGCCTCTGGGTCCTGACGTGGACCTGCGTATCATTGCGCGAGGCACGCCGGGCTTCTCTGGTGCGGATTTGGCAAACCTCGTGAATGAAGCTGCGCTTATGGCAGCACGCGTGGGTCGTCGTTTCGTCACGATGGAAGACTTTGAAGCTGCCAAAGACAAGGTTATGATGGGCGCCGAGCGCCGGTCGATGGTCTTGACGCAAGACCAGAAAGAGAAAACGGCCTATCACGAAGCAGGTCACGCCGTCGTCGGTCTTGAACTGCCGCTGTGTGATCCGGTGTACAAGGCGACGATCATTCCGCGCGGTGGCGCGCTGGGCATGGTTGTCAGCCTGCCTGAAATGGACCGCCTGAACTATCACCGTGATGAATGTCAGCAGAAGCTGGCGATGACCATGGCAGGCAAGGCGGCCGAGGTGATCAAATACGGTGAAGACCACGTGTCTAACGGCCCAGCCGGTGACATTCAGCAGGCCAGTGCCCTAGCGCGTGCCATGGTGATGCAATGGGGCATGTCCGACAAGGTGGGCAACATTGACTACCAGGAAGCGGCGGCGGGTTACCAAGCCAACGGCGGTGCAGGCGGGTTCTCCGTGTCTGCGACCACCAAGGAGCTGATCGAAGAAGAAGTGAAGCGCTTCATCCAGCAGGGCTATGACGACGCCTTGAAGATCCTGACCGAGAAAAATGAGGAATGGGAACGTTTGGCGCAGGGTCTGCTTGAATATGAGACGCTGACCGGTGACGAGATCAAACGCGTCATGAACGGTGAGCCGCCGAACACAGGTGATGACGATGAGTCCTCTGACCAAGGCAACGCGCCCAGCGTGACTGCCATTCCGAAAACCAAACCCCGCAGCAAGCCGTCTGGTGATGATGGCGGGATGGAGCCGGAACCCACCGGCTGA
- a CDS encoding MOSC domain-containing protein, with protein MPALKPTRFEAEVVWLGRVSDRGTDLQAQGATTLPLAFGGADNESHAGVTRASCVRVSALYPKGTEIVNVRQMSVLSQEELDEIAAEMGLASLDPAWVGASLVIKGIPDFTHVPPNSRLQGPDGVTITIDMENRPCVFPGRVIEGVHEGFGKKFKPAANNRRGVTAWVERPGTLNLGDKLRLFIPDQPVWSELETARAQ; from the coding sequence ATGCCTGCGTTGAAACCAACGAGATTTGAAGCGGAAGTTGTCTGGCTGGGACGGGTTTCTGACAGAGGTACGGATTTGCAGGCACAGGGCGCCACGACGTTGCCGCTTGCCTTTGGTGGGGCCGACAACGAAAGCCACGCCGGTGTGACGCGGGCCTCTTGTGTGCGGGTCTCGGCGCTTTATCCGAAGGGCACCGAGATCGTAAATGTGCGCCAGATGTCTGTTCTGAGTCAGGAAGAGCTAGATGAGATCGCCGCCGAAATGGGGTTGGCAAGCCTTGATCCGGCCTGGGTAGGGGCGTCGCTGGTGATCAAGGGGATACCCGATTTTACGCACGTGCCGCCGAACTCGCGCCTTCAGGGGCCGGATGGTGTGACGATCACCATCGATATGGAAAACCGTCCCTGTGTATTTCCGGGTCGTGTGATTGAAGGTGTGCACGAGGGCTTCGGCAAGAAGTTCAAACCGGCCGCCAACAACCGGCGCGGTGTAACGGCCTGGGTCGAGCGGCCGGGAACGCTCAATCTGGGAGACAAATTGCGGCTGTTTATTCCCGATCAACCGGTCTGGAGTGAACTGGAGACCGCGCGGGCACAGTGA
- a CDS encoding formate--tetrahydrofolate ligase, whose translation MSFKTDIEIAREAKKRPIQEIGAKLGIGSDDLLPYGHDKAKVSQDFINSVQGNKNGKLILVTAINPTPAGEGKTTTTVGLGDGLCAIGKKAAICIREASLGPNFGMKGGAAGGGYAQVVPMEEMNLHFTGDFHAITSAHNLLSAMIDNHIYWGNELEIDERRVSWRRVLDMNDRALRDTVTSLGGVANGFPRQTGFDITVASEVMAILCLATDLEDLQKRLGDMIVAYRRDRSPIYARDIKADGAMTVLLKDAMQPNIVQTLENNPAFVHGGPFANIAHGCNSVIATTTALKIADYVVTEAGFGADLGAEKFMNIKCRKAGLAPDAVVLVATIRAMKMNGGVAKADLGAENVDAVNEGCANLGRHIGNLKQFGVPVVVAINHFVSDTDAEVQAVKDYVEGQGSEAILCQHWEKGSEGTKELATRVAEIADAGVSQFAPLYKDELSLFEKIERVATSIYRADEVLADKKIRDQLRQWEEAGYGHLPVCMAKTQYSFSTDPNLRGAPTGHSVPVREVRLSAGAGFVVVICGEIMTMPGLPRHPAAENIRINEEGLVEGLF comes from the coding sequence ATGAGTTTCAAAACCGACATCGAAATCGCCCGCGAGGCCAAGAAACGCCCGATTCAGGAAATCGGCGCCAAGCTGGGTATCGGAAGCGATGACCTGCTGCCCTATGGCCACGACAAGGCCAAGGTGAGCCAAGACTTCATCAATTCTGTTCAGGGCAACAAAAACGGCAAGCTGATCCTTGTCACCGCGATCAACCCGACTCCGGCTGGCGAAGGCAAGACAACCACGACCGTGGGCCTTGGTGACGGGCTTTGCGCGATCGGAAAGAAGGCGGCGATCTGCATTCGCGAGGCATCGCTTGGGCCGAACTTCGGTATGAAGGGTGGCGCCGCCGGCGGTGGCTATGCTCAGGTTGTTCCGATGGAAGAGATGAACCTGCACTTCACAGGCGACTTCCACGCGATCACTTCGGCGCACAACCTCCTTTCGGCGATGATCGACAACCATATTTACTGGGGCAACGAGCTCGAGATCGATGAGCGTCGGGTGAGCTGGCGTCGCGTGCTGGATATGAACGACCGAGCGCTGCGTGACACCGTGACTTCGCTTGGCGGCGTGGCCAATGGCTTCCCACGTCAGACAGGTTTTGACATCACCGTGGCGTCTGAAGTCATGGCGATCCTGTGTCTCGCGACCGATCTGGAAGACCTGCAGAAACGTCTGGGAGACATGATTGTCGCCTATCGTCGTGACCGCAGCCCGATTTATGCCCGCGACATCAAAGCGGATGGCGCTATGACCGTGCTGCTGAAGGATGCGATGCAGCCAAACATCGTGCAGACGCTGGAAAACAACCCAGCGTTCGTTCATGGCGGGCCGTTTGCCAACATCGCGCACGGCTGTAACTCAGTGATTGCCACTACCACTGCGCTGAAAATCGCGGACTATGTCGTCACAGAGGCGGGCTTTGGTGCGGACCTAGGTGCCGAGAAGTTCATGAACATCAAGTGCCGCAAGGCCGGCCTTGCGCCTGACGCCGTTGTACTGGTGGCAACGATCCGTGCCATGAAGATGAACGGTGGCGTAGCCAAGGCAGATCTTGGCGCGGAAAATGTGGATGCAGTGAACGAAGGGTGCGCTAACCTTGGGCGTCACATCGGCAACCTCAAACAATTTGGCGTGCCGGTTGTTGTCGCGATCAACCACTTTGTCAGCGACACCGACGCAGAAGTTCAAGCCGTGAAGGACTATGTTGAGGGGCAGGGCTCTGAAGCGATCCTATGTCAGCACTGGGAAAAAGGGTCCGAAGGTACCAAGGAACTGGCTACCCGGGTTGCAGAGATTGCGGATGCCGGTGTGAGCCAATTCGCGCCCCTTTACAAAGACGAACTGTCGCTGTTCGAGAAAATCGAACGTGTCGCGACCTCGATCTATCGTGCGGACGAAGTGTTGGCGGACAAGAAGATCCGTGACCAGCTGCGTCAGTGGGAAGAAGCTGGCTATGGTCATCTGCCGGTTTGTATGGCCAAAACCCAGTATTCCTTCTCGACCGATCCGAACCTTCGCGGTGCGCCGACAGGCCACTCTGTTCCGGTGCGGGAAGTGCGTCTGAGCGCGGGCGCTGGCTTTGTGGTGGTGATCTGCGGTGAGATCATGACCATGCCGGGTCTGCCGCGTCATCCGGCGGCAGAGAACATTCGCATCAACGAAGAAGGTCTGGTCGAAGGCCTGTTCTGA
- a CDS encoding chorismate mutase has translation MLDPADCPDMPTLRDQIDALDRDLVRLLAKRTGYIDRAVEIKTEAGLPASIPARVEDVVAKVKATAETEGLDPSIVEVMWRELIDWSIAREARTIDFE, from the coding sequence ATGCTTGACCCCGCCGATTGCCCCGACATGCCGACTTTGCGCGATCAGATTGACGCGCTTGACCGTGATCTGGTGCGGCTTCTGGCAAAGCGCACGGGCTATATCGATCGGGCGGTAGAGATCAAGACGGAGGCCGGGCTGCCTGCCTCCATTCCGGCCCGCGTCGAAGACGTGGTGGCCAAAGTGAAAGCCACGGCCGAAACCGAAGGGTTGGACCCGTCGATCGTAGAGGTCATGTGGCGAGAATTGATCGACTGGTCCATCGCGCGCGAAGCGCGGACCATCGATTTCGAATAG
- a CDS encoding bifunctional 5,10-methylenetetrahydrofolate dehydrogenase/5,10-methenyltetrahydrofolate cyclohydrolase, whose protein sequence is MRAAVIDGKAVAAELRANVRAEAQKLSELGWSPRLVSVSVGETAAAELYVRNQQKQAESAGVQFEARNYPAETSLEQLIGILQGLNHDPRVNGIIIQRPLPEHIPVKSLQKAVHPLKDVEGMHPASIGNIVYNDLALGPCTAVAAVEILKTLPLQMEGLNVTVIGHSEIVGKPIAFLMMGLGATVTVCHHMTRSVAMHSRAADAVFVAVGKPGLVTGDMIKPGAAVIDIGINRVETPDGPRTVGDADFESCAEVAGWITPVPGGVGPVTVATLMKNAVLATRMQMDHYRDSYARTDV, encoded by the coding sequence ATGCGCGCAGCAGTGATTGACGGAAAAGCAGTGGCCGCGGAGCTGCGGGCCAACGTCAGGGCGGAGGCGCAGAAGTTGAGCGAGCTGGGTTGGTCGCCTCGGCTGGTGTCTGTGAGCGTGGGTGAAACGGCGGCAGCCGAACTCTATGTGCGCAACCAGCAGAAGCAGGCCGAAAGCGCGGGAGTGCAGTTTGAGGCGCGCAACTATCCGGCCGAGACCTCCTTGGAGCAGCTGATCGGAATTCTACAGGGGTTGAATCACGACCCACGGGTGAATGGCATCATCATCCAGCGTCCGCTGCCCGAGCATATTCCAGTTAAATCGCTGCAAAAAGCCGTGCATCCGTTGAAGGACGTGGAAGGCATGCATCCGGCCTCTATCGGCAACATCGTTTACAACGATCTTGCGCTAGGTCCCTGTACTGCGGTGGCGGCCGTGGAAATTCTGAAAACGTTGCCTTTGCAGATGGAAGGTTTGAACGTGACGGTGATCGGGCATTCCGAAATTGTCGGTAAACCCATTGCCTTTTTGATGATGGGCCTAGGGGCGACGGTCACGGTGTGTCACCACATGACGCGTTCGGTGGCGATGCACAGCCGAGCCGCAGATGCCGTGTTTGTTGCCGTTGGGAAACCCGGTCTGGTGACCGGAGACATGATCAAGCCGGGGGCCGCGGTGATCGATATCGGGATTAACCGTGTGGAAACACCGGACGGGCCGCGCACTGTGGGCGATGCGGATTTTGAAAGCTGCGCCGAAGTGGCGGGTTGGATCACGCCGGTTCCGGGCGGTGTAGGGCCCGTGACGGTGGCAACTCTGATGAAAAACGCCGTGTTGGCAACGCGGATGCAAATGGACCACTACCGGGACAGCTATGCCCGGACAGACGTTTAA